The proteins below come from a single Micromonospora citrea genomic window:
- a CDS encoding PhzF family phenazine biosynthesis protein, whose amino-acid sequence MSTLAYEIVDVFTDRPFAGNPLAVVFGAEALATDQMQALAREFNLSETVFVLPPTQVGATYRARIFTPVEELPFAGHPSVGAAVTASRRGMFGVGQVTQECGAGVLPIEVTATGATLTGGVPTLGPELDPEPLLEMAGLSADDHAGPAPRVAGCGLEFPYLPVRPDAVARARVNAAAAQRYGVEHVSVFSWDAAAQTAHARVFVPGVGVPEDPGTGSAALGLGVWLVASGLLPADGRAAYTVHQGVEINRPSVLACTVTAAGGQAVGATVAGDVMPVARGEIMVPPFVG is encoded by the coding sequence ATGTCGACCTTGGCCTACGAGATCGTGGACGTCTTCACCGACCGCCCGTTCGCCGGCAACCCGCTGGCCGTGGTGTTCGGCGCCGAAGCGCTGGCCACCGATCAGATGCAGGCGCTCGCGCGTGAGTTCAACCTCTCCGAGACGGTGTTCGTCCTCCCGCCCACCCAGGTCGGCGCCACCTACCGGGCCCGCATCTTCACCCCCGTCGAGGAACTGCCCTTCGCGGGGCATCCCAGCGTCGGCGCGGCGGTGACGGCGAGCCGCCGGGGCATGTTCGGCGTGGGGCAGGTCACCCAGGAGTGCGGCGCGGGCGTGTTGCCGATCGAGGTGACCGCGACCGGGGCCACGCTGACCGGCGGCGTCCCCACCCTCGGCCCCGAGCTGGATCCGGAGCCGTTGCTGGAGATGGCGGGGCTCAGCGCGGACGACCACGCCGGCCCGGCGCCCCGGGTGGCCGGCTGCGGGTTGGAGTTTCCCTACCTTCCGGTCCGTCCGGACGCGGTCGCCCGCGCCCGGGTCAACGCGGCGGCGGCACAGCGATACGGAGTCGAGCACGTCAGCGTCTTCTCCTGGGACGCCGCGGCGCAAACCGCGCACGCCCGGGTCTTCGTTCCCGGGGTCGGCGTGCCGGAGGACCCGGGAACCGGTTCGGCCGCCCTGGGCCTCGGGGTGTGGCTGGTCGCCAGCGGCCTGCTGCCCGCCGACGGGCGCGCGGCGTACACCGTCCACCAGGGCGTCGAGATCAACCGCCCGTCCGTGCTGGCCTGCACGGTGACCGCCGCCGGCGGCCAGGCCGTCGGCGCCACCGTGGCCGGCGACGTGATGCCGGTGGCCCGGGGCGAGATCATGGTCCCCCCGTTCGTCGGCTGA
- a CDS encoding HAD family hydrolase: MPTFQAVLFDFFGTLTRSVQRGEAHRSTAELLGCPPGVLVDVLDRTFYERACGRFGNAEATLRWVCEQVGVRPSDDAVRSAVASRHRAVRADTRLRDEAVPMLAALRRHGLRTGVISDCTHELPAFLPQLPVAPLLDVRVFSVQVGRCKPDPALYQAACRRLGVAAADCLYVGDGGSQELTGAERAGMTAVRLAAPDLAEHMVFNADAAWRGPVLRSLDEVVDLVSRAVDAPVPAGCGT, from the coding sequence ATGCCCACCTTCCAGGCGGTGCTGTTCGACTTCTTCGGCACGCTGACCCGTTCCGTGCAGCGGGGCGAGGCGCACCGGTCGACCGCCGAGCTGCTCGGATGCCCGCCCGGCGTCCTCGTCGACGTGCTCGACCGCACCTTCTACGAACGTGCCTGCGGGCGGTTCGGCAACGCCGAGGCGACCCTGCGCTGGGTGTGCGAGCAGGTCGGCGTACGTCCCTCCGACGACGCGGTCCGCTCGGCGGTGGCCTCCCGCCACCGGGCCGTACGCGCCGACACCCGGCTGCGGGACGAGGCGGTGCCCATGCTGGCCGCGCTGCGCCGCCACGGCCTGCGGACGGGGGTGATCAGCGACTGCACGCACGAACTGCCGGCGTTCCTGCCCCAACTGCCGGTCGCCCCGCTGCTCGACGTCCGGGTCTTCTCGGTGCAGGTCGGCCGCTGCAAGCCGGATCCGGCGCTCTACCAGGCGGCGTGCCGGCGGCTCGGCGTGGCCGCCGCGGACTGCCTCTACGTCGGCGACGGCGGCAGCCAGGAACTGACCGGGGCGGAACGGGCCGGCATGACCGCGGTGCGGCTGGCCGCGCCGGACCTGGCCGAGCACATGGTGTTCAACGCCGACGCGGCGTGGCGCGGGCCGGTGCTGCGCTCGCTCGACGAGGTGGTCGACCTGGTCTCCCGGGCGGTGGACGCGCCGGTGCCGGCCGGCTGCGGCACCTGA